AACATGGGGCAGTTTGAGCGCACCTTGATCATCGCCGACGAAGAATCCTTCGTCCATTATGTGGAAGGTTGTACGGCTCCCATCTACAGCACCGATTCGCTGCACAGTGCTGTGGTGGAAATCATCGTCAAGGACCATGCCCGCTGCCGCTACACCACCATCCAAAACTGGTCGCCCAACGTATATAACCTGGTGACCAAACGGGCCGTCGCCGAGAAAGGCGCCCACATGGAATGGGTGGACGGCAACATCGGCTCCAAACTAACGATGAAATATCCCGCCGTCATCATGAAAGGCGAGGGAGCCAAGGCAGATGTTCTCTCCATCGCCGTCGCCGGCAAGGGGCAACATCAGGACGCTGGTGCCAAGGTAACCGCTCTTGCTCCCAACTGCACCTCCACCATCGTGTCGAAATCGATCTCCAAACATGGCGGAAAAGTGACCTATCGCGGCCTCTCCAGCTTCGGCAAGAAAGCGACGGGCTCCAAAGCCAAGATCGAGTGTGACACCCTGATCCTGGATGATCAGTCTACTTCCGACACGATCCCCTACAATGAAATCAAAAACGACGATATCACCCTGGAGCACGAAGCCACCGTCTCCAAAGTTTCCGAGGAACAGCTCTTCTACCTCATGAGCCGCGGCCTCTCCGAAGAGGAAGCGACCCAGATGATCGTGATGGGCTTCATCGAGCCCTTCACCAAGGAGCTTCCCATGGAATACGCCGTGGAGATGAATCGTCTGATCAAGATGGAGATGGAAGGTTCCATCGGTTGACGTCAAACGTACCGGCTCTCCCCAAAAGGGAGAGCCGGTTTTTTTCTGACTAAAGTCCAAATAACCGGATTCTCGTTCCCTTTTTCGGATCGTCGGCTCTCCTGATTTTATTGGATTCCGGGATGGGGAAAAAGACAGGGTCCAACTCCCCAGGGTCCCGATGCCAGCAGCATGATGTGGCCGTTTTTCCAGTCACACCGCAAATCGCTTGATCAGGTGGAACGGCACCGACTCTTCGCTATGAGAGGAGTCGGTGTTTTTTGTGTTTATCCAATGGGATTTTACGATAGAACCTGCTCCCGATTTCCAAGAAACATTTGACAATTGATATTGATAACCATTATCATTAATAAGGATTGAACAATGAGAATAATTATCACTTGGGGGAACGCCAGATGAAGCGATGGTGGATGTGGGGGCTGTCACTCTTATTTCCGATCATGATGGTGACTGGTTGTGGAAGTGCTTCAGAAGCGGAGAGGGAGGAGGGAAAAGGCCGGGAGGAGGCACTCGCCATCGAGGACTTTTCCGGCGAAACGCTGACATTTGATGCTCCTCCGAAGCGGATCGTCACGTTGACCACCGGTGACACCGAAATGATCTACGCCTTGGGAGGCGAGGTTGTGGGTCGTCCCGCCACCAATGGACCCGTAGTGCCGACAGAGGCGGAGGCGGCGGAAGAAGTGGGCCATGCCCATGAGGTGAATCTGGAGAAGCTGGCCAGCCTGGATCCCGATGTGGTGGTGGGCCATGCTCGGCTCAATCAAAAGGACCGCCAGGCGATTGAGGAAATGGGAATCCCGGTGTTGATGACCCAGGCGGATTCCCTGAAGGACCTCCAACGCTCGGCTGAAATGTTCGGGGAACTCCTGGGGAAAACGGGAGAAGCGGAAAAGCTGGTGGCCGATCTGGGAAAATTGGAGGAGCGTTCCGAAGATAACGGAGTGAAAGCCTTGTTGGTTTATGGTGCTCCGGGAGCGTATCTGGCGGCTCTTCCTTCTTCCCTCAACGGGGAAATATTGCGCTTGGCCGGGGGGGACAATCTGGCCGAGGATGATCCGGAGCTGAAGGAATACCCGCAATATGCCCAACTGGATATGGAGCGGGTGGTTAAAGCGGATCCCGAAGTGATTTACCTCATCACCCATGGAGATCCGGAGAAGGTGAAAGCCGGCTTTAAACAGGAGATGAAGAAAAACCCGGCATGGAACCGCTTATCTGCAGTCAAGGACGACAACGTGGTGATTTTGCCTCCCCATCTCTTCGGATCCAATCCGGGGCCTCGTTTGCAGGATGCGGTGGAATGGATGAAAAAATCCTTGGATGAAGTGAAGAAATCCCGTGGCTGAACCGGTTACGAACCACTTTTGGTGGAGACACAGGACGGTGGTTTGGGCAGGAGGAGCCGCCTTGGTATTGCTGGCGGTTTCATGGGTGGCGGGGCTGGGAGCCGGCTCCGTCACCTTGTCTCCGCTTCAGGTATGGCAAGGATTGGTTTATTCCGGTGAGGGGTTGGAACGCCGGATCGTGTGGGACCTGCGATTGCCCCGGGTGTTGACGGGAATGTTGGTGGGAATGTGTTTGGCAGCTTCTGGAGCCCTGTTACAGCGGGTGATGCGTAACCCGTTGGCCGATCCGGGCATTATCGGAGTATCCGCCGGTGGCGGGTTGATGGCGGTGACAACCATGATCCTGTTTCCGCAACACATGGGTCTGCTGCCCGCGGCCGCTTTCTTGGGGGCGTTGGGGGCGGCGGCGTTGGTGTATGTGCTGGCCTGGGACGGAGGGGTTTCCCCCTTGCGGTTGATCTTGGCGGGAGTGGCGGTGAATGCCTTGTTGGGGGCTGTCACATCCGGGATCATGATCACCCACAGCGACCAGGTTCAGTCGGTTCTTCCGTGGTTGACGGGGGGGCTTGCTGGACGCAGCTGGCCTCATGTTGCCTTGATTCTGCCTTACGGACTGCCGGCGTTACTATTGTGTATGTGGGCAGCCAAACCGGCCAACTTGCTGCGGTTGGATGAAGACAGCGTGCGTTTGCTGGGTCACCGGGTGGATATCACCCGTTTGCTCCTGACTCTGTTGGCCACATGGCTGGCGGGGGCTGCCGTCAGTGTGGCGGGGCTGGTGGGTTTTGTCGGGCTGGTCGTTCCCCATATGGTACGGTTGTTCACCGGTGACGACTATCGGACCCTTTTGCCCTTGTCCATCGTGACGGGTGGATTGATAACCGTGTTTGCCGACACCGCTGCCCGTACTTGGTTTGATCCGGTGGAATTGCCGGTGGGGATCTTGCTCGCCGTGATAGGAACGCCATTTTTCCTGTACTTATTGCGTAGGGGAGGAAGCGGATATGCCCAAACCGCTGGTCGCTGAAGAGTTGAAGTTTAAACAGAGCGACCACTTCCGGCTGGAGGATGTCACGTGCCGGTTTCGCCCCGGTGCGATTACATCGATCATCGGCCCCAATGGATCGGGGAAATCCACCCTGCTCCGTCTGTTGGCAGCATTGGCCCGGCCCACATCCGGTCGGGTAATGATGGATGGGATCCCCCCCACTGCGATGGCGCCCAAAGAACGGGCGCGCATGTTGGCGGTTCTTACCCAAACCCGGGAGACACCCGGAGAGATGAGAGTACGGGATTTGGTCGCCTGGGGGCGGTTGCCACACAGGGATTGGTTCAGTCCGGAAACTTCCCATGATCGAGAACGGGTGGAATGGGCTCTTTGCGCCACCGGTATGGATCGGTTCCGGGACCGGCCCTTGGGCACTTTGTCAGGCGGTGAGCGGCAGCGGGCCTGGATCTCCATGGCCTTGGCCCAAGAACCGGATGTGTTGTTGTTGGACGAACCGACGACTTTTTTGGACATCGGTCACCAATTAGACGTGTTGGAACTGGTGGAGAGTCTAAACCGGGAATGGGGCCTGACGGTGGGGATGGTATTGCACGATATCGCCCAAGCTGCCCAAATCAGCGATGATTTGGTGGTAATGAAGGAAGGACGGGTGGTGGCGGACGGTCCGGTTCAAACCGTGTTGGATGAAGCATTGATCCGGTTCGTGTTCGATGTGGAAGCGGACATTCGTTGGGAGGGGGCGACACCGATTGTGCTGTCCCGCCGCCGAGCCCGGCACACCCCGGATCAGGAGGGAGAAGTGGAATCATGATGATCGTCTTTACGAACACCTTGAAAATAAGAAAGGGACATGTCCATAAACTCTTGGAACGGATGGATGAGGGCACGGAGGAATTGGCGAAGGCAGAAGGGTTTTTAGGAACCCGTATCTTGCGAACGAGGCAGATGGCGGATGAGGAGGAAGTCGTCATCCAAACCTTGTGGCGTTCGGAAAAGTATTTAAAACAGTGGACCAAAAGTGAAGCGTTTCGTCGTTCTCACAGGGGAGACCGTCCCGACTGGATTCTGGGGTTTAAATTAAACTCCTATGAAGTGATCCATTGGCTTCCTCCCGCAGTGGACAAAGAATCGACCTCAGACAGCCTGGCGGAATGACCGAGCGGACAGCAAACGCCCGACGGATTGTAAACATTCCCCCTTTCAAACTCATTTCTTTCAGCCCCGAAAAACATTTCGGGGCTGAAACATGTTCAGCAGGATTCTTACATAGAGTGAGGATGACGAAATGGATGGGGAGGGGTGGAGTTGAAAGCGAGTTTTGAAAAGGAATCTGCGTTTGAACACCGCTTTTGGTTACAAGTTCTGGGTGATCATGCCCGGTTCATCCGGGATTCTCTATCCCCGATAGAAGCGGAAGAGGTCCGGAAGGCAACCGCTTTTATCGAAATATTCGACCGCTTGCTGAATCAATCCAGGCAGGCTCTGTCGGCGGAAGGATGGATCGCGTTGGCGAAGGAGGCGCATCAGGCATCCTGCCAAATCCGGACGTTTAAACTCCATTTGATCCAGAGGCACTTAACCGAATCGATCCAACTTCAGCTTTCTCCCACATTTCTCAACCATATGGTAAACGAAGTGGAGGAATACATCCGTGTATTAAAGTATCTGTCCAAGGGAGAGGTTCCACCCCTGCAAAATCCGATTCACCATCACTTGGTGTGGCTATTGGATGCGGCGGGGCATGCGGGAGCGATTCAGGATAATATGGATTTGGTGGAGAAACGGCTGAAGAAAAAAAGCCACCAATTTATGACTCACTTTGAACAATTTTATATCAAAGCGGTGGAATTAGCGGGATATATGCGGACCTGTCTCCATCACTTCCCCGCTTTGGATCGATTCAACAGTCAGGTGGAGCTGGAGATCGCCGTGTTTAAACGATTTCTGGCTGAATTGGAGGAAATGCGCCTCACCAAACAGGCCTTGGGTGTATTGGCTCCCTTAATGGCGGATCACATGGCTCGCGAGGAATGCTACTATCTGATCAAACTGTCTCAAGTTTCCCACGTGCGTCCGCCGGATTGCGACCCGGCATCGCCGCGGCGGGAGGCATAAAGGAAGGGAAGCCGCCAGCGGTGAGATGGCGGCTTTTCGGTATGAGCGTCTGCGCTTTTCGCAGACAGAAAACAGCCCGATCGCTGGGAAAGCAAAGGAAGGAACAAACGTAGATTTTAAAAAATCATCAGCGCCAAGTCTTTTGAATACGAATGAAGCAATAGACATCAAAGGTGAGAAAATATGGCCATTTACAAGACTTTTCAGTTAACAGACTCTCAAATGATTTCCATCATCAGGCGTGGTCTGAAAAAAACACAATCTCCAAAAAAAATCATTATCGTCGGTGCAGGCATGGCCGGGTTGGTTGCCGCTTCTCTGTTAAAGGACGCCGGACACCATGTGGAAATACTGGAAGCTACCGAAAGAGTGGGGGGGCGGATCTTCACCATACGATCCCCTTTTGCGGATGGACAGTACTTGGATGTTGGCCCGATGCGCATTCCTCATATTCATCATTTGACTTTGGAGTACATCCGTAAATTTCGCTTGCCGATCAATCCGTTTTTAAATATCACTCCCAATGACCGCATCTATGTCAACGGCATCAAAACGCTCCTTAAGGTTTATGAGCAAAACCCGGATATCCTGAACTTCCCCGTAGCCCCTCACGAAAAGGGGAAAACGGTTGACGAGTTAATTGAGTTGGCGACTAAACCGATTACCGATTTTGTCAACCGGGATCCACAGAGAAACTGGAATGTGGTAGTGAGAGAATTAGAGGCTTATTCACTGGATACTTTTTTTATACATAACCCGGTCGGTCCTCCCTTATCTAGAGGTGCAATTGAAATGATCAAAGTGATTACGGGCCTGGAAGGCATATCAGAACTGTCTTTCACGGAATTATTAAGGGAATACCTGCTGATTGGAAGCGGCCTCGTTCACTTCTATGAAATCACCGGAGGGTTAGACCGGTTACCGAAGGCGTTTCTCCCTCAATTGGAAACGGACATTTTTTTCGAACAAAAGATAACGAAAATTGTACAGCATGATAACCAAGTTACCATTCATTCTGTTCATCCCCAGACAAAAAAACCGTTTAAAAACACCGGCGATCTTGCCCTTATCACGATTCCTTTTTCTGTCTTGAGAACGATTGAAGTGGAGCCGTACCACTCCTTTTCACATGGGAAAAGGAAATCGATTCGTCAACTTCACTATGTGCCTGCAACAAAAATCGGAATCCAATTTAAAAGAAGATTTTGGGAAGAGGAAGGGTTATATGGCGGAAAAACCATCTCCGACCTGCCGATCCGCTATACCTACTACCCGAGCCATGGTTTTGGGGAACCGAGTGGAATCGTTCTGGCCAGTTATACATGGGAGGATGATGCTTTGATATGGGACAGTATGTCTGAGGAAAACCAGCTTCAGCTGGCCCTGAAAAACATGGCGGTGATTCACGGCGAAAATATCATTCCTGATTTTGTGACAGGAGTGGCTCATAACTGGAGCCAATATCCGTATTCAGCCGGTGCTTTTTCCATGTTTAAACCGGAACAGGAAACCGAACTGTTTCCCAACATCCTTAAACCCGAAGGAAGGGTTTATTTTGCCGGTGAACATGCTTCAACAACTGCTCGCTCTTGGATTCAGGGTGCCATTGAATCGGGCATACGGGTTGCTTATGAAATGAATGATCTGCCTTCACTTTTAATGGGTAAGGGATGAAACGGACAATGTTTTCAGCGGAAAATGAAAGGTGGATCAACCGAGAACGACACTGAGTGCAATCAAGGTTTGAGCGGCAAAATAGGGGATCATAATGCCGTAATCCCGCCAGGAAAGGCGTCGGACAAAGCGATCCCACCCCAGGATGGCGTCAGAGATGTAAAACAAGAGCGCCCCTAAGATGGACCAGGGGTTTTTTGTCATCCATGCGAAGAGGACCATCAGTGATATGGCGAACACATAAGCGATGACGGCGATCAGCAATAGCGTTCCGCCTTCCCGTTCTGCTCCCCGTGCAAGCGGCCGAAGCAACACCCATGCATTTAGGATGAGAAAGAGCGTAACGGGAATTCCGATCACCAGGCCTCCTTTCGCCTCTGTCAAGAAGGCCAACACGTAGCACAGATGTCCCATGAAAAAGGAGATTAGTCCCCGTAAGAAACGGTCCTGGGGCAGCATCAACCAGATATCGCCGGCAAGGGAAAACATAAGTCCCGCCAGGATCAGCCAAGAAAACGCTCCCGGATGCTGCCACGCTCCCCATCCGGCCAAGAGAATAATGAACCCCATCGTTCCCGGCTTCAGCATATACCGCCACCAAGGCCGGTCCCGATAAACGCCCCCCCACAGGTAGCCGGCAGCGGATAACAGGATGGCAGTCAAAGAGAGGGGTACAACCATTCGACTCATCCCTTTTCGTAAAAGATTGGAAGCGGTCGTTATGTCTCAGGATCCTTGGACTGCCGGCGAAGGGGATGGTGTATATATGGCAGCGGTTGGATTGATCCATCAATCAACCCTTCCTTCGTTAACCGGAGTTCAAATCCCCAAGTGATCCCCCAAGCCTTCCCACCGATTTTCCGGCTCCTCTTCTTCAGGGTCTTCCGGCGGTTGATCGGAGTCCTCTTCATCCTCCTCATCCGTTGGAGCGGGTGTCACCTTTACTTTGACGACGTTGGATACCTGTTGATTGGACTGGTTGAGAGAATCGATTGCAACAACTCGATAATAGTACGAGTCGTTTTCAATTAATTGATCGGGGTCGAGCGGATCGACATAAACTCCCTTTTGGGCTGATCCGATACGCTGCCATTGGTTCCCGTCGGGTGAAGATTCCACCCGATATTCCACCCGGTCATGCTCATGCTTCCACCGAAGGGTGACCGATGGATCATCCGGGTCATAGTCTGCAGCGGACAGGTGGACGGGCTTCAGCACAAAGGGAGGTACCGGCTCGGGTACGCCGGGGTTTTTAAGTACACTGGCGGGCTCCTCTTTCATGGCATGCTCCATCACTTGATGAAAGAGCCTGGCCGGAACCTCTTCACCGGAGAGCGGGCCTTTACCATCTGTTGAAAACGCCATGGATGCCATCACATATTGATTCGTATATCCGATGAACCAGGCCTCCCGTTGGGTGGAGCTGGCTCCTGCCAGAGCGGCCATTTCATGTCCGGTAATCTGTGCCGACTGTCCCGTACCCACGGTTGCGTTATAGCGAAGGACCCGGGTCATGTAGTAGGCGGTCTTCTGGTCGATTGGTTGTGTTTTCTCTAATTTTTTTGCTTGAAGTTTCTTTCCTTGACTTTGGATCTCTTGGATCCCGTGCGCTTGAATCATGGTTCCGTTGTTGGCGAAGGTGGCATAGGCTTGTGCCATATGGACCGTATTGGTTCCGTGGATGAGATTTCCCGAAGACAGGACGGCCACCGACTGTTTCTCACTGGGTTCCATTAGAAAACCGAAACGATCGCCGTACTGAACTGCTGTTTGCATTCCGAGTCGGTTGAGCATCAACCAGGCGGGAGCCACATGAAGGGACTTGGCGAGGGAATCCCTCATAGACAAAATGCCGAATGACTGTCCCTGTTCATTTTGGGGTTTCCATTGGCCTAATTGAAAGTCGGCGGGGTCTTTCACTCTGGTGTATTCGGTGTATGAGTTTTCCTGAATGAGCGGTGCATAGACGATCAGGGGCCGGATTGCACTTCCCGGTTGGATATTGGTGAGGGAACGAAGGGGATAACCGGGTCCCATATAGTAGCGCCCCCCCGCCATGGCTACAATTCCTCCGGTTTTGGGGTCTAGCAGGGTGGCCCCGGCATCCATATTTTTCTTCTTCTCATACAGGGTGTCGTCTTTAATGGCGGCTTCCATACTGCGTTGAATTTCTGGATCCAGATGGGTATATATCTCGTACCCCCCTGTGGTGATATCGGCTTCATCCAGTCCGTACCGTTCTTGTGCTTCCAACAAAATATATTGCTTATAGGCGCTAAACTTTCCCATCGATAAGTGCTTTTCTAAATAATGCTTATTTACGCCTAGTTCCCTCTGTTGATAGTCTTCCTTCTCCTTTTCGGTGATCAACCCTTCCCGAGCCATAATCATCAACACCGTATTTCGCCGCTTTTTTGCTTCTTTTGGTCGAATATAGGGGTTGTATGTGCTCGGGGCTTTGGGCAGCCCCGCTAATAGAGCGATTTCATGGATCTCCAGCTCGTCTTTGAGCAGATCTTTGTTGAAATAGATTTTTGAAGCCATGCCCACCCCCACGACTTGGTTACCGAAGGGGATCTGGTTCAGGTACGCCTGCAGGATCTCTTCTTTGCTGTGCCTATTTTCAATATTCTTGGCGACCATGATTTCTGTCGCTTTTCGTAAGTACGTCTTTTCCCGCTCTTCCAATATCGTATTGCGGGCGACCTGCATGGTGATCGTACTGGCCCCTTCCGCTTTTTTTCCTTCTACGAGATTGCTGGAAAGGGCACGAAACAGTCCGTGGTAGTCGATTCCGTCATGTTCGTAATAGCGGCGATCCTCCACCGCCACGAAAGTTTGGGTCAGCAACTCTTTCGACCGGATGTTTTGGAGGAGGAGCGATTCCCGGCTGGGACCGATCAGACCGATAGAATTGCCGTCTCGGTCATAGATCCTCGAAGCCGATTGAAAGTCTTCCATTTTGTCCAAAGGGATGGATCGCGCTGACAAAACGACAGTCTGAAGGAATAGAAAGGTGCAAATGAATACAACGATACCGGTTGTCCAGAAAATCCATCGCTTCTTGTGATAAACGGCTTGTTTAAGACCGGGGGATAAAGCCCAACGAAACCACTTTCGCTCTTTGATAAGTCTATGGAAATGGTTGTACATAGCAATGGATAAGCCTCCATTTTTCATAGAACCGATTGCTATCATATATACCACGAAATAATTATTTTGTCCATATGTCATTTTATAATATAAAAAGACATAAGAGGAATGGTGAAAGTGACCTGTTGTAACTTATTAGCATACGGTAACATTTATTGTTCATAATTTTTATTCAAATAAATTTACCACATCCTATCATTACGAGAGAATAAAACATGAAAAAATCCCAGTTAAAAGCATATTATCAAGATTTGGATCCGATTTCGGCCTGTATATTTATTAATAGTTTATCTGTTTTATTGCATGAATCGAATAAAAATAAACCGTATTGAAACGATTCGCTCTATCTCTGCGTTTTATATTTTTGAAATGTAATTTTAAAGAAGGGGAGCGGATTCTTTGGAAAAGAAGAAGGCTGCTGTACTCGCTGTCCTTATATCTTTGGCTGTGGTCGGATTGCCTTTGAATGCAAATGTTTATGCCGCCTCCGCGTCAAATGGGAATGGAGTAGTCAACATGGATGTTGTTTGGAAGCTTTTTGGGGATGGATTTCAAGAGAATGAGGAGATAGATCCATCCTATAACGATCCCGTTCTTAACCATATTTCATACTATGAAGAATGGAGTGAAAGCAGGGAAGAGATTGAAGAGAAAATGAACGGCGCCTTGGGGATCATGGAGCAGAGGGTCGGTGAGCGGAAACTGGACATCAAGCTGGATTTGGAAGATCCAAGCGATCGGGATGAAATAAAAGGGTTGGCGATGGACCTGGCTTCCCTCAGTCCGGGTGAAAGGGAAAAAGTCGCCCAGCTGGCCAAAGCCGTGGATCGGTACGAAAACCAATTGAAAAACAGGGAAATCAAAAAGATCGAAAAGAAGGCGAAGAAAGGTCGATTAACCAAAGAGGACAGGGCGAAATTACAGGCATTGCTGCCCGTACAAAACAAGGGAATCAAGCTGGATCCGGCAATCGGGAAACCGGTTTACGGGAATGAGGGGCAGGTGGAAAACAGACAGCCTCCTGTAGCCGATGCGGATCAAAACCGTGACGATGCCGATGAACAGGGTGCTTTTCTGGAGGAGACAAACGGATACAACCGTGAAAAAGCCCGCGACTACGCTTATCAGTGGTGGAACAAGCGAAACAACGATGAGTACGGTTACTACAGCCAGGTAAACGGCGGTTGCTACGATTGTTGGTATGATTGTACCAATTTTGTCTCCCAAGCGATGAAAGCGGGTGGTTTGGTTGAGTGGAAGGACGACCCGTGGTGGTACTACAGCGATGACAAACCGTCCTATGCCTGGGGGGTATCCAACAGTCTCTATAAGCACTTGGAAGAACGGGCCCAGCCTGCTCGGAGTTTATCGGAATTAAACATTGGCGATGTCGTCAACGCCGACTTGGACGGGGATGGGGATATCGATCATTCCGCTATCATTACCAACATCCGATACGGTCAAATTTTTGTGACTCAACATTCGGTCGATCGGCGGGATTTCCCCCTTTCCTACTGGTTTTTTGCCGGCTACGATGTGTATGGCTGGAAGTTGGGGACTGCGGACAACCAACCCCGGTGATGGTAAACCAACCGATGGAACGTTGAGTTTGACAACCAGAGTCGATGTGAATAGGGTGACATCGGTTGCGTTCCATGAAGGCATTGAAGGAAAGCAGGGCTTCATAAAGAGGGGACCGCCAAGCAAAATGTAAAGATAAACAGGCAGTCTGTTTCAAAGTGTGACGCGGTACCTACAATGAAAACAAGCGCAGCTTCCTGATTTGCAGGCTGCGCTTGTTCGTGTTTACGATTTATCCTTCGGAAGGCCGGCTGCCTCTCCACCGCAAGTATTTCGTCACCAGCCGGATCGCGGTGGGAATCGCCTCTTCTTGGGGATTCAGCCGGGGGTGGTGGAGGCCGTGTTGGGTGTCGACTCCGAGCCAAAACATAAACCCGGGAATTTCCCGAAGGAAATAACCGAAATCTTCACCGGCCATGGCTTCCCGGCAGGGGATGACGCGAACCCCGCCCTCCCTGTCGGCCCATTCCATAAATTCCTGGGTGAGGGCGCGGTTATTCTCCACCTGACAGTAGTTGGCTCCCCAATCGATATGGGCTTCGCATTCGAAACCGGTTTCGATCCCTTTGACCAACTGGCGGATGCGGTGTTTCACTTTTTCCATCGATTCCATGGATAACGTGCGGATCGTTCCTTCCAGGCGGGCCTTGCCGGGAATGATGTTTTGCCTGGTACCGATGGTCACCTTGCCCAGCGTGAGGATGGCGGAATCCAGCGGGTCGATGTTGCGCGAGACGATGGTTTGCAGCTGCATGGCCAACTGGGAGGCGGCAATGACCATATCGTTGCTGCGGTGGGGGAGGGAAGCGTGACCGCTGACACCCACCAGATCGATATACAGTTCCGAAGTATTGGCAAACAGGATGCCGGGCCGGGTGGCGATGGTGCCCACCGGCCAGTCGGGACCGATATGGAGGGCAAACAACTCATCCGGCTGCAGGCGGCGGAATGCGTCGCTTTCCAACATGGGCAGAGCGCCGCCGGGCCCTTCTTCCGCCGGCTGGAACAAAACGACCAGATCGTCGTCGATCGGTTCGTGCACGACGGCATCCACGATCCCCAAGGCGATGGCCATGTGCATATCGTGGCCGCAGGCGTGCATATGGCCGGGGTGAATGGATCGGAAATCGACCGACGTCTCCTCCTCCATCGGCAGACCGTCCATATCGGACCGCCACCCTAGGACACGGCGCGGGTTGCGCCCAGGGATCCGCACGATAATACCGGTGCGCCAGGTTTCCACTTCGATTCGATCGGAAGGGAGCCGGGAGAGGAAATCCAGCAGGTAGCGTTGCGTTTTCACTTCTTCAAATCCGGGCTCCGGGATTTGATGGAGTTCCCGCCGCACGGCCACAAAGGGATGGAGATTCATGAGATCCCCTCCCCGATCCGGGACAGGCGGGTACTCAGCCGGTCCACGAAAAAGTCTGTTTCCTCCGGTTTCAGCGTGAGCGGAGGGAGCAAGCGGATCACGCGCTGTTGCGCGATATCCACTAGGACACCATCCTCCAACAGCCCC
Above is a window of Desmospora profundinema DNA encoding:
- a CDS encoding lysoplasmalogenase gives rise to the protein MVVPLSLTAILLSAAGYLWGGVYRDRPWWRYMLKPGTMGFIILLAGWGAWQHPGAFSWLILAGLMFSLAGDIWLMLPQDRFLRGLISFFMGHLCYVLAFLTEAKGGLVIGIPVTLFLILNAWVLLRPLARGAEREGGTLLLIAVIAYVFAISLMVLFAWMTKNPWSILGALLFYISDAILGWDRFVRRLSWRDYGIMIPYFAAQTLIALSVVLG
- a CDS encoding amidase domain-containing protein; the protein is MDVVWKLFGDGFQENEEIDPSYNDPVLNHISYYEEWSESREEIEEKMNGALGIMEQRVGERKLDIKLDLEDPSDRDEIKGLAMDLASLSPGEREKVAQLAKAVDRYENQLKNREIKKIEKKAKKGRLTKEDRAKLQALLPVQNKGIKLDPAIGKPVYGNEGQVENRQPPVADADQNRDDADEQGAFLEETNGYNREKARDYAYQWWNKRNNDEYGYYSQVNGGCYDCWYDCTNFVSQAMKAGGLVEWKDDPWWYYSDDKPSYAWGVSNSLYKHLEERAQPARSLSELNIGDVVNADLDGDGDIDHSAIITNIRYGQIFVTQHSVDRRDFPLSYWFFAGYDVYGWKLGTADNQPR
- a CDS encoding N-acetyldiaminopimelate deacetylase, coding for MNLHPFVAVRRELHQIPEPGFEEVKTQRYLLDFLSRLPSDRIEVETWRTGIIVRIPGRNPRRVLGWRSDMDGLPMEEETSVDFRSIHPGHMHACGHDMHMAIALGIVDAVVHEPIDDDLVVLFQPAEEGPGGALPMLESDAFRRLQPDELFALHIGPDWPVGTIATRPGILFANTSELYIDLVGVSGHASLPHRSNDMVIAASQLAMQLQTIVSRNIDPLDSAILTLGKVTIGTRQNIIPGKARLEGTIRTLSMESMEKVKHRIRQLVKGIETGFECEAHIDWGANYCQVENNRALTQEFMEWADREGGVRVIPCREAMAGEDFGYFLREIPGFMFWLGVDTQHGLHHPRLNPQEEAIPTAIRLVTKYLRWRGSRPSEG
- a CDS encoding transglycosylase domain-containing protein; translated protein: MYNHFHRLIKERKWFRWALSPGLKQAVYHKKRWIFWTTGIVVFICTFLFLQTVVLSARSIPLDKMEDFQSASRIYDRDGNSIGLIGPSRESLLLQNIRSKELLTQTFVAVEDRRYYEHDGIDYHGLFRALSSNLVEGKKAEGASTITMQVARNTILEEREKTYLRKATEIMVAKNIENRHSKEEILQAYLNQIPFGNQVVGVGMASKIYFNKDLLKDELEIHEIALLAGLPKAPSTYNPYIRPKEAKKRRNTVLMIMAREGLITEKEKEDYQQRELGVNKHYLEKHLSMGKFSAYKQYILLEAQERYGLDEADITTGGYEIYTHLDPEIQRSMEAAIKDDTLYEKKKNMDAGATLLDPKTGGIVAMAGGRYYMGPGYPLRSLTNIQPGSAIRPLIVYAPLIQENSYTEYTRVKDPADFQLGQWKPQNEQGQSFGILSMRDSLAKSLHVAPAWLMLNRLGMQTAVQYGDRFGFLMEPSEKQSVAVLSSGNLIHGTNTVHMAQAYATFANNGTMIQAHGIQEIQSQGKKLQAKKLEKTQPIDQKTAYYMTRVLRYNATVGTGQSAQITGHEMAALAGASSTQREAWFIGYTNQYVMASMAFSTDGKGPLSGEEVPARLFHQVMEHAMKEEPASVLKNPGVPEPVPPFVLKPVHLSAADYDPDDPSVTLRWKHEHDRVEYRVESSPDGNQWQRIGSAQKGVYVDPLDPDQLIENDSYYYRVVAIDSLNQSNQQVSNVVKVKVTPAPTDEEDEEDSDQPPEDPEEEEPENRWEGLGDHLGI